Proteins from a genomic interval of Merismopedia glauca CCAP 1448/3:
- the lepB gene encoding signal peptidase I, with the protein MASEDKNSIAEEVVRKLSATQSTSKPKTPESTGKGWQKIQENLQIIGIALLLALVIRTFIAEPRFIPSDSMFPTLQVGDRLVVEKISYHFHPPERGDIVVFDPPETLQIQGYAKDQAFIKRVIGLPGEELKITGGKVYLNNQPLSETYIAEPPKYTLAPQIVPPGKVFVMGDNRNNSNDSHVWGFLPQKNIIGRAVFRFLPINRFGGT; encoded by the coding sequence ATGGCATCTGAGGACAAAAATTCGATCGCTGAGGAAGTTGTGCGTAAACTGAGTGCGACTCAATCTACTTCTAAGCCTAAGACACCAGAATCAACGGGTAAGGGCTGGCAAAAAATCCAGGAAAATCTGCAAATCATAGGAATTGCTTTGCTTCTAGCCCTGGTGATTCGCACTTTTATTGCAGAACCTCGATTTATTCCTTCAGATTCTATGTTTCCTACTTTACAGGTAGGCGATCGCTTAGTTGTCGAAAAAATCTCTTACCATTTCCATCCACCCGAAAGGGGAGATATCGTCGTTTTCGATCCTCCAGAAACTCTGCAAATTCAAGGTTATGCTAAAGATCAAGCTTTTATTAAAAGAGTGATTGGTTTACCAGGAGAAGAACTCAAAATTACTGGTGGAAAAGTATATTTAAATAATCAGCCTTTGTCAGAAACTTATATCGCAGAACCACCTAAATATACCTTAGCACCTCAAATTGTTCCCCCAGGTAAAGTCTTTGTAATGGGTGATAATAGGAATAACAGTAATGACTCTCATGTTTGGGGCTTTTTACCGCAAAAGAATATTATTGGTAGAGCAGTTTTCCGGTTTTTACCTATTAATAGATTTGGGGGAACTTAG
- a CDS encoding S-layer homology domain-containing protein, producing MSKIAIACRLVVIPSILVSLTACANNSLEKRFAPDPQLQTSPTIAGTSTPTPSVNVTLPVSFPLVIPIYPEAELTKVENEGKLSYWKTQNSADRVKEYYQQQLQLNGWQLASPNPNLNQLVGDRPDLQLTISFLANTSATEFTLSYQTKVSPTSTPSPVSSSPKPNDLSKVSPQLRAYIEDLVALGTISERSKSTENLDFNPNASISRRQYARWLFTANNQILSDNPSQQIRLAAPDIQAVFQDVPKSDRDFPIIQGLAEAGIIPSSLSGDATATLFRPDTPLTRENLLLWKVPLDTRQPLPKASVEAIKETWGFQDAGKIDPQAGKAVLADFQNGAQANIKRAFGFTTLFQPKKPVTYAEAAATIWYFGAQTEGRSAKEALQILQQPPSPSPTPLPSPTSSILTSPTPTSSPIVTPTP from the coding sequence ATGAGTAAAATTGCGATCGCGTGCCGCTTAGTGGTGATTCCTTCAATCCTTGTCTCTCTAACCGCTTGTGCAAACAATTCACTTGAAAAACGATTTGCCCCCGATCCCCAACTGCAAACATCACCTACAATTGCAGGTACTTCTACCCCCACGCCTTCAGTCAACGTCACTCTTCCTGTTAGCTTCCCTTTAGTTATTCCCATCTATCCTGAAGCAGAATTAACCAAAGTTGAAAACGAGGGTAAACTCAGTTATTGGAAAACCCAAAACTCAGCCGATAGAGTCAAAGAATATTATCAACAGCAGCTACAGCTAAATGGTTGGCAACTTGCTAGCCCTAATCCTAACTTAAATCAGTTAGTTGGCGATCGCCCCGATTTGCAATTGACTATCTCTTTTCTCGCCAATACATCAGCTACAGAATTTACCCTTAGCTACCAGACTAAAGTTAGCCCTACCAGTACTCCTAGCCCTGTTAGCAGTAGTCCCAAACCAAATGACTTAAGCAAAGTTTCACCCCAATTACGAGCTTATATTGAAGATTTGGTGGCACTGGGAACGATTTCCGAACGGAGTAAATCTACTGAAAACTTAGATTTCAACCCCAATGCCTCTATTTCCCGCCGTCAGTACGCCCGTTGGTTGTTTACAGCCAATAATCAAATCCTGTCAGATAATCCCAGCCAGCAGATTCGTCTAGCTGCACCAGATATTCAAGCAGTTTTCCAAGATGTTCCCAAAAGCGATCGCGATTTTCCCATCATTCAAGGTTTAGCTGAAGCCGGAATTATCCCCAGTAGCTTGAGTGGAGACGCAACCGCTACCCTATTTCGCCCAGATACGCCCCTGACGCGAGAAAACCTGTTGTTATGGAAAGTCCCCCTCGATACCCGCCAACCCTTACCCAAAGCCTCGGTAGAAGCCATTAAAGAAACCTGGGGTTTTCAAGATGCAGGTAAGATCGATCCTCAAGCAGGAAAAGCCGTTTTAGCTGACTTTCAAAATGGCGCACAGGCGAATATTAAACGTGCTTTTGGTTTTACGACTTTATTTCAGCCCAAAAAACCCGTTACCTACGCCGAAGCTGCGGCTACTATCTGGTACTTTGGCGCGCAAACCGAAGGGCGATCGGCAAAAGAAGCTTTGCAAATTCTACAGCAACCACCGTCACCCTCTCCAACTCCTTTACCTAGTCCGACATCAAGTATTTTAACCAGTCCAACTCCTACTTCATCACCGATAGTTACCCCAACTCCCTAA
- a CDS encoding PEP-CTERM sorting domain-containing protein (PEP-CTERM proteins occur, often in large numbers, in the proteomes of bacteria that also encode an exosortase, a predicted intramembrane cysteine proteinase. The presence of a PEP-CTERM domain at a protein's C-terminus predicts cleavage within the sorting domain, followed by covalent anchoring to some some component of the (usually Gram-negative) cell surface. Many PEP-CTERM proteins exhibit an unusual sequence composition that includes large numbers of potential glycosylation sites. Expression of one such protein has been shown restore the ability of a bacterium to form floc, a type of biofilm.) produces MTTKFSNFFLTNLPITLAGTTLTAFLTVLPQPVEAISLVTNRANLGANDSLDWSSLGKVFNPFAPDPTKFLSNSFDATSQRGLGLNVNIPVAPPNTPPFVFQTLPFPQGIPTNFASGDFILFTGILPPPNPFPAIGNPGPLTITFANPVFAAGTQIAVDDALQPYTAFISAYDINNNLLGTFSTIASSSIALDNSAQFLGVRSDTANISKIVFSSSVPQRAFGINDLSIAVIPEPTSVLGTFALGTLGASWLIAKRRKPAKVLR; encoded by the coding sequence ATGACTACTAAATTCTCTAACTTTTTTTTGACCAATTTACCTATTACTTTAGCTGGTACAACCCTAACCGCTTTTTTAACAGTTCTACCCCAACCAGTTGAAGCCATTAGTTTAGTAACTAATCGGGCAAATTTAGGCGCAAATGACTCTTTAGATTGGTCGAGTTTGGGCAAGGTGTTTAATCCTTTTGCTCCCGATCCAACTAAGTTTTTATCTAATTCATTTGATGCCACATCTCAACGCGGTTTGGGGTTAAATGTTAATATTCCGGTTGCACCGCCAAATACGCCACCATTTGTCTTTCAAACTTTACCTTTTCCCCAAGGAATTCCCACTAACTTTGCCTCTGGAGATTTTATTTTATTTACTGGTATTCTACCCCCACCCAATCCTTTTCCCGCGATTGGAAATCCAGGACCTTTAACTATTACTTTTGCTAATCCAGTGTTTGCAGCAGGAACTCAAATTGCTGTTGATGATGCACTACAGCCATATACTGCGTTTATTTCCGCTTACGATATCAATAACAATTTACTGGGGACATTTTCAACTATTGCTAGTTCTTCCATCGCTTTAGATAACTCAGCGCAATTTCTTGGGGTACGCAGCGATACTGCTAACATTTCTAAAATCGTTTTCAGCAGTTCTGTACCGCAACGGGCTTTTGGAATTAACGATCTAAGTATAGCTGTGATTCCTGAACCAACTTCTGTATTAGGAACCTTTGCTTTAGGAACTTTAGGTGCAAGTTGGCTAATAGCAAAAAGACGGAAACCAGCAAAAGTGCTTCGATGA
- a CDS encoding SGNH/GDSL hydrolase family protein, which produces MLVKKPGITSKKAIATGIVLTTAFSTVGVSIALLFPNSALAAKFNLDKIDQIYTFGDSLSDTGNFFQQTGFPPSPYFQGRFSNGSVWIEYLTQSLGLPAIAQSNFAFGGATTGTDNTVIPGFPGLQTEIGGFLASNPPVNPNALYVVWAGANDYLGGGVTNPNEPVDRLATAINSLAGFGAQNILVVNLPDLGQLPGTKNTPFETPLDILSSAHNFGLANKINQLQTTLGSDVNLISFDVNSLFRQAINNPQDFGFTNVTDSCLVGVTVCSKPNEYLFWDDIHPTTVGHQAIANSAYETLQAASVPEPTFIVGTLSFGAYLAYSKKRQTKAKAKATANT; this is translated from the coding sequence ATGTTAGTTAAAAAACCTGGAATCACGAGTAAAAAAGCGATCGCTACAGGAATTGTGCTTACTACAGCCTTCTCTACTGTAGGGGTAAGTATTGCTCTTTTATTCCCTAATTCAGCCCTAGCAGCTAAATTTAATTTAGATAAAATTGACCAAATATATACATTTGGTGATAGTCTTTCCGATACGGGTAACTTCTTCCAACAAACTGGATTTCCGCCCAGTCCTTACTTTCAAGGAAGATTTTCCAATGGCTCTGTTTGGATAGAATATCTGACCCAAAGCTTAGGTTTACCAGCAATTGCTCAATCTAACTTTGCTTTTGGTGGTGCAACTACCGGAACTGATAATACGGTTATTCCAGGATTCCCAGGTTTACAAACGGAGATAGGCGGATTTTTAGCTTCTAACCCACCAGTAAACCCAAATGCATTGTATGTTGTTTGGGCTGGCGCGAATGATTACTTGGGTGGTGGAGTTACCAACCCCAATGAACCTGTAGATAGGTTAGCGACAGCAATTAACTCCCTAGCTGGGTTTGGCGCGCAAAACATTTTGGTAGTAAATTTGCCGGATTTAGGTCAACTCCCAGGAACTAAGAATACACCTTTTGAAACTCCTCTCGATATTCTTTCTAGCGCCCACAATTTTGGTTTAGCTAACAAGATAAACCAATTACAGACAACTTTAGGTTCTGATGTCAATTTGATTTCTTTTGATGTTAATAGTCTATTTAGGCAAGCAATTAATAACCCTCAAGATTTTGGTTTTACTAATGTCACTGACTCTTGTTTAGTGGGAGTTACTGTCTGTTCAAAACCCAATGAATATCTATTTTGGGATGACATTCATCCGACTACAGTTGGTCATCAAGCTATTGCTAATTCAGCCTATGAAACCTTACAAGCAGCATCAGTCCCCGAACCAACTTTTATCGTAGGGACATTATCATTTGGGGCTTATTTAGCTTATTCTAAAAAGCGTCAAACCAAGGCTAAAGCTAAAGCCACCGCAAATACTTAA
- the larB gene encoding nickel pincer cofactor biosynthesis protein LarB: MNQTEALQSLLEAVASGAVSPDIALNKLKHFDFEPVGEFARIDHHRTLRTGFPEVIWGEGKTTAQIIQIMEVMRQKHPVVMATRIKPEIYEQLQTQVQDLVYYPLARICALVSKDSSTPQLLGKIGILSAGTADLPVAEEAAITAELCGFQVQRLWDVGVAGIHRLLSHRHLLETVDVLVVVAGMEGALPSVVAGLADCPVIGVPTSVGYGANFGGLAPLLTMLNSCAAGIGVVNIDNGFGAAILAGQILRRVNLLQGERNL, translated from the coding sequence GTGAATCAAACAGAAGCTTTGCAATCTTTGCTAGAGGCGGTAGCCAGTGGTGCAGTTAGTCCAGATATCGCCTTAAATAAACTCAAACACTTTGATTTTGAACCCGTAGGCGAGTTTGCCAGAATCGATCATCATCGCACTTTGAGGACTGGGTTTCCAGAGGTAATTTGGGGTGAAGGCAAAACCACAGCCCAAATCATCCAAATTATGGAGGTCATGCGCCAAAAACACCCAGTAGTCATGGCAACTCGAATTAAACCTGAAATATACGAGCAATTGCAAACCCAGGTGCAGGATTTAGTTTATTATCCCTTAGCTAGAATCTGTGCTTTAGTAAGCAAGGATAGTTCAACACCCCAATTGTTGGGTAAAATTGGCATTCTGTCGGCTGGAACCGCCGATTTACCAGTTGCTGAAGAAGCCGCTATCACGGCTGAACTTTGCGGATTTCAGGTGCAACGCCTATGGGATGTAGGAGTCGCTGGGATTCACCGCTTGCTGAGTCACCGCCACCTCTTAGAAACGGTGGATGTACTTGTAGTCGTCGCGGGGATGGAAGGAGCCTTACCGAGCGTTGTCGCTGGACTGGCTGATTGTCCGGTGATTGGAGTCCCTACTAGCGTGGGATACGGAGCCAATTTTGGTGGCTTAGCACCCTTGTTAACTATGCTGAATTCTTGTGCGGCAGGAATTGGAGTCGTTAATATTGATAATGGATTTGGAGCAGCTATCTTGGCTGGACAAATTCTACGGCGGGTAAACCTGCTACAAGGCGAAAGGAATTTATAA
- a CDS encoding ABC transporter substrate-binding protein codes for MLRSRYQRWLAFSLALVSAITFAACNPTQMTTQAAQKSQVVFSILSDPKTFNYALSQESPNIFGLTYDGLTTEDGDGKVVPALAEKWDISDDKLKIIFTLKKYLKWSDGQPLTVDDVIFTYNDVYLNEAVPTDTRDVLRVGQKRLLPQVKKLDEQRVEFSVPEPFSPFLRVTGLPILPKHALEESIKTKDEQGKLKFLSTWGINTPPEKIIVNGPYKLESYSTSERLVYLRNPYYWRKDTQGNQQPYIERVIWQIVPSTETSLLQFRSGGLDSLGVSPEYFSLLNGEKKRGKFTIYGVKSPEPAPGTIFISFNLNKANRNGKPLVDPVKSQWFNNLKFRQAVAYGIDRQRMITNIFRGLGEVQDSPITFQSPYYLSRSEGLKSYDYNPQKAKELLLAGGFKYNGENELIDVEGNAVRFSLITNGGNKIREAMGTQIKQDLEKIGIQVDFNPIDFGLLVDKLSNTLDWDCHLLGFTGGAEPNDGANIWSPEGGLHSFNQKALSGQTPIEGRKIADWEQKIGDLYIKASQEFDEKKRKALYAETQQLTQEYLPYIHLVNAYTMSAVRDRITGIKFSALNGAFWNIYELKVSEK; via the coding sequence ATGCTGCGCTCAAGATATCAACGCTGGTTAGCATTTAGTTTAGCCTTAGTCAGTGCTATAACTTTTGCTGCGTGTAATCCAACTCAAATGACTACCCAAGCGGCTCAAAAAAGTCAGGTAGTGTTTAGTATACTATCAGATCCCAAAACTTTTAATTATGCTCTTAGTCAAGAATCTCCTAATATATTTGGTCTAACTTATGATGGTTTGACCACTGAAGATGGAGATGGGAAAGTTGTGCCAGCACTAGCAGAAAAGTGGGATATTTCCGATGACAAGCTCAAGATTATTTTTACTTTAAAAAAATATCTGAAATGGTCTGACGGTCAGCCTTTGACGGTTGATGATGTCATATTTACTTACAATGATGTTTATCTTAATGAAGCAGTACCTACAGATACTAGAGATGTTTTAAGAGTTGGACAAAAGCGGCTACTTCCTCAAGTTAAAAAGTTAGACGAACAAAGAGTAGAATTTAGTGTCCCAGAACCTTTTTCCCCCTTCTTAAGAGTGACTGGACTGCCGATTTTACCTAAACACGCCCTAGAAGAATCGATCAAAACCAAAGACGAACAAGGTAAATTAAAGTTTTTATCTACTTGGGGCATTAATACTCCACCAGAAAAAATTATTGTTAATGGTCCATACAAATTAGAAAGTTATTCAACTAGCGAACGGTTAGTTTATCTTCGTAATCCTTATTATTGGAGAAAAGATACTCAAGGGAATCAACAACCTTATATTGAAAGAGTAATTTGGCAAATTGTCCCATCTACGGAAACCTCATTATTGCAGTTTCGATCTGGAGGATTAGATTCTTTAGGCGTTTCTCCTGAATATTTTTCCTTACTAAATGGAGAGAAAAAGCGGGGTAAATTTACTATTTATGGAGTCAAATCTCCCGAACCTGCACCAGGAACCATATTTATTTCCTTTAATTTGAATAAGGCAAATAGAAATGGCAAACCCCTGGTAGATCCTGTAAAAAGCCAATGGTTTAATAATTTGAAATTCCGGCAAGCTGTCGCCTATGGGATTGACCGCCAACGGATGATTACTAATATCTTTCGGGGGTTAGGAGAAGTCCAGGATTCACCAATTACTTTCCAAAGTCCTTATTATTTATCTCGCTCCGAAGGGTTGAAATCTTATGATTACAATCCTCAAAAAGCTAAGGAATTACTACTAGCAGGAGGATTTAAATACAATGGGGAAAATGAGTTAATCGATGTGGAAGGTAATGCTGTGCGATTTAGTTTAATTACCAATGGTGGTAATAAAATTAGAGAAGCAATGGGCACTCAAATCAAACAAGATTTAGAGAAAATAGGCATCCAAGTAGACTTCAATCCGATTGACTTTGGCTTATTGGTCGATAAATTATCTAACACTTTAGATTGGGATTGTCATTTGTTAGGATTTACTGGTGGGGCAGAACCAAATGATGGGGCTAATATTTGGTCGCCAGAAGGAGGTTTACACAGCTTTAATCAAAAAGCTTTATCAGGACAAACACCTATTGAAGGGAGAAAAATTGCTGATTGGGAGCAAAAAATTGGGGATTTGTATATCAAAGCTAGTCAAGAATTTGATGAAAAGAAACGCAAGGCTTTGTATGCTGAGACTCAACAACTGACTCAAGAGTATTTGCCATATATTCATTTAGTCAATGCTTATACTATGAGTGCAGTACGCGATCGCATTACGGGTATCAAATTCTCTGCCCTTAATGGCGCTTTTTGGAATATTTACGAGTTGAAAGTTAGCGAAAAGTGA
- the ispF gene encoding 2-C-methyl-D-erythritol 2,4-cyclodiphosphate synthase, which yields MNIRIGNGYDIHQLGQNRALILGGVNIPHSLGLIGHSDADVLTHAIMDAMLGALSLGDIGHYFPPTDAKWAGADSLVLLEQVKQVIDTQGWEIGNIDAVVVAERPKLKPYLLSMRSRLADVLQIPVEQISIKATTNEKLGPVGREEAIAAYTVALLHHKP from the coding sequence ATGAACATCAGGATTGGTAACGGATACGATATCCATCAATTAGGTCAAAACCGAGCATTAATCTTGGGTGGAGTCAATATTCCCCACAGTCTAGGATTGATAGGTCATAGCGATGCAGATGTCCTGACTCATGCGATTATGGATGCTATGCTGGGCGCTTTGAGCTTGGGAGATATCGGTCATTACTTTCCTCCTACAGATGCCAAATGGGCTGGTGCAGATAGTTTAGTTTTGTTAGAACAAGTCAAGCAGGTAATTGACACACAAGGCTGGGAAATTGGCAATATAGATGCTGTAGTGGTAGCAGAACGTCCGAAACTCAAACCTTACTTGTTATCGATGCGGAGTCGATTAGCTGATGTTTTGCAAATCCCAGTCGAGCAAATTAGTATTAAGGCAACCACTAACGAAAAGCTAGGACCTGTAGGACGAGAAGAAGCGATCGCCGCTTATACTGTAGCTTTGTTGCACCACAAACCCTAA